In Lacrimispora indolis DSM 755, a genomic segment contains:
- a CDS encoding 2,4-dienoyl-CoA reductase, giving the protein MDYKKTLLEPIKIGDRIAPNRFFIQAMECNSEDETGNPSEETTERYCNLARGEAGLISLEAITVTRESRARDNQLTILPKNEKPLTAFVEKVHAANPESLFIFQLTHSGEISNPAFSKRVTPNPLPGYGGELLTEEDVERIMDSFVTAAKIAYNAGADGIDMKLSHGYLGCQMIRPHNSRDWKYGGSWENRSRFAFELIERIRKEIPDQKFLVGSKISAWEGFPGGFGTDGPGSPIMDLTEPLALIKGLEERGANFIIQSAGSPSITISLTQVDRHIPYYAYLHQYWAKEFRKVLKPETVVIGSNFSPYRNGKNDLCAVTPEESNLLNYGAWCVENHVTDMIGLGRQSFADPFLPKKLREGKEEEIKFCLLCDKCLELLIQQSKVGCCAYDKAAHEELVRTRKEKGNLRIHHT; this is encoded by the coding sequence ATGGATTACAAAAAAACATTACTAGAACCAATTAAAATAGGAGACCGGATAGCACCTAACCGTTTTTTTATTCAGGCAATGGAATGTAATTCGGAAGATGAAACGGGCAATCCCTCGGAGGAGACAACAGAAAGATACTGTAATCTGGCAAGAGGAGAGGCAGGACTTATTTCCCTGGAAGCGATTACGGTGACCAGAGAAAGCCGCGCCAGAGATAATCAGCTGACGATTTTGCCTAAGAATGAGAAACCATTGACCGCTTTTGTGGAAAAGGTCCATGCAGCCAATCCGGAATCCCTGTTTATATTTCAGCTGACACATTCAGGGGAAATATCCAATCCGGCATTTTCCAAACGGGTGACGCCCAATCCTCTTCCGGGATATGGCGGAGAGCTGCTGACGGAAGAAGATGTTGAAAGGATCATGGACAGCTTTGTGACTGCGGCAAAGATTGCTTATAACGCCGGAGCGGATGGCATTGATATGAAGTTATCCCATGGATACTTGGGATGCCAGATGATTCGTCCCCACAATAGCAGGGACTGGAAGTACGGCGGAAGCTGGGAGAACCGGAGCCGGTTTGCTTTTGAATTAATTGAGAGGATACGAAAAGAAATACCGGACCAGAAGTTCCTGGTGGGCTCAAAAATATCAGCCTGGGAAGGCTTTCCGGGAGGCTTTGGTACAGATGGCCCCGGTTCGCCTATCATGGACTTAACAGAACCGCTGGCTCTGATCAAGGGCCTGGAAGAGAGAGGGGCTAACTTTATTATTCAGTCTGCAGGCAGCCCGTCCATTACCATCAGCCTGACCCAGGTGGACAGACATATTCCATACTATGCTTATCTGCACCAGTATTGGGCAAAGGAATTTCGAAAGGTGCTCAAACCGGAAACCGTAGTCATAGGCTCCAATTTCTCTCCTTATCGAAATGGAAAGAATGACTTGTGTGCGGTAACACCGGAGGAGAGCAATCTTCTTAATTATGGCGCATGGTGTGTTGAAAATCATGTGACCGATATGATCGGTTTGGGAAGACAGTCATTTGCCGATCCGTTTTTACCGAAAAAGCTCAGGGAAGGAAAAGAAGAGGAAATCAAGTTCTGTCTCCTCTGTGACAAATGTCTGGAGCTGCTGATCCAGCAGAGCAAAGTAGGATGCTGTGCGTATGATAAGGCTGCCCATGAGGAACTGGTCAGAACGCGCAAGGAGAAAGGTAACTTAAGGATTCATCATACCTAA
- a CDS encoding 1-phosphofructokinase family hexose kinase encodes MIHTVTLNPAIDKLLYLEHFQKDITNRLQYSDDTIGGKGTHVSINLKLLGLDSAAFGIAHGPTGKKIIHLLNEHRILTNFIMDETADTDSRTNYLIIEENGHCSTLASRGVLLKQMELDQLIQNMISQINDGDYLVLSGDATNCPDSAIYNTIIRRLKDKDLKVFLDTSGETLRQCIQESPYLIKPNLDELSSLCNETLDTDEKIIHAIQSLEKYRIPVIAVSLGGNGSIVKTPEGIYRVQPPKIAVKNTIGCGDCFLSGIIYGLKQNYSFSNTLRLATAISAATAESSSSVGFDLNRARELESQVQITKITL; translated from the coding sequence ATGATACATACCGTAACTTTAAATCCTGCCATAGACAAGCTTCTGTATTTAGAACATTTCCAAAAGGACATAACCAACCGGCTGCAGTATTCCGATGACACCATTGGCGGCAAAGGAACTCATGTTTCGATTAATCTGAAACTTCTCGGTCTGGACAGTGCTGCTTTTGGAATCGCCCATGGTCCCACAGGAAAAAAAATCATTCATTTATTGAATGAGCACAGAATCCTTACTAATTTTATTATGGATGAGACCGCTGATACAGACAGCCGGACCAACTATTTAATTATAGAAGAGAACGGCCACTGCTCAACCTTAGCTTCCAGAGGCGTATTGCTGAAACAGATGGAGCTTGACCAGCTGATCCAAAACATGATCAGTCAGATTAACGATGGAGACTATCTTGTTCTGTCCGGTGACGCAACCAATTGTCCGGATTCTGCCATATACAACACCATAATCCGGAGGCTGAAGGACAAAGACTTAAAGGTCTTTCTGGATACCAGCGGAGAGACTTTAAGACAGTGCATTCAGGAATCCCCCTATTTAATCAAGCCCAATCTGGATGAACTGTCCAGCCTTTGCAATGAAACACTGGATACGGATGAAAAAATAATCCATGCCATTCAATCCCTGGAAAAGTACCGCATTCCCGTTATAGCGGTCTCTTTAGGCGGAAACGGCTCCATTGTAAAAACACCGGAAGGAATTTACCGGGTACAGCCGCCTAAGATCGCGGTTAAAAATACCATAGGCTGCGGAGATTGCTTCCTGTCTGGAATTATCTATGGCTTGAAGCAAAATTATTCATTTTCCAATACATTACGTCTGGCCACGGCAATTTCTGCCGCCACAGCGGAATCCTCGTCCTCGGTTGGCTTTGATTTAAACCGGGCAAGGGAATTGGAATCACAGGTACAGATAACGAAAATTACATTATAA
- a CDS encoding class II aldolase/adducin family protein: MSNLSYIELREEMCKVAKLMWERRLTNAAGGNFAVRADENRILISPSLMSEQKHCELKPEDFLLIDYEENILEGTGKLSREGLMHALILKNFKEIGCTIHAHPFYCMPFVAKSAPIPNLTEATMGRGYVGCIEYTKAYTPELSMNVYQYFEDHRELAMKKPIGVILPLHGVVVSGPNIYLAYSMLERIECDAFCSITSSLIGKE; this comes from the coding sequence TTGAGTAATTTATCCTATATCGAATTGCGTGAAGAGATGTGCAAGGTTGCTAAATTAATGTGGGAACGCCGGTTAACCAACGCCGCAGGCGGTAATTTTGCCGTGCGTGCAGATGAAAACAGGATTTTAATCAGTCCGTCCCTGATGTCGGAGCAGAAACACTGTGAATTAAAACCCGAGGATTTCCTTTTGATCGACTACGAGGAGAACATCCTGGAAGGTACGGGAAAGCTTTCAAGGGAAGGCCTGATGCATGCCCTTATTTTAAAAAATTTCAAGGAGATCGGATGCACCATACATGCCCATCCCTTTTACTGTATGCCGTTTGTGGCAAAATCCGCTCCTATCCCCAATTTAACGGAAGCTACCATGGGCAGAGGCTATGTGGGCTGTATTGAGTACACCAAAGCTTATACTCCTGAGCTTTCCATGAATGTTTACCAGTATTTTGAAGATCACCGGGAACTGGCCATGAAAAAGCCCATCGGCGTGATCCTGCCCCTTCATGGCGTGGTTGTATCCGGTCCGAATATTTATTTAGCTTACAGTATGCTGGAGCGGATTGAATGCGATGCGTTCTGTTCCATCACCAGCAGCTTGATCGGAAAGGAATAA
- a CDS encoding DeoR/GlpR family DNA-binding transcription regulator: MYNLERQSEIMYRLKSNGSVTVAELAQFFHISRETIRRDLCELEESGALKRTHGGAVLQWALSPDHRKNYESPIQVRNIQNVEEKRLICKAAASVIQDGDTIFIDNSSTCLSLYKYIPPDIQVTFITNSISFLLECSKNQNPNHTVVCLGGIFKNSNLSIYGNIAIENAAHYYPNKAFFSCTGINSSNHITDSGIHEIDIKKALLLHSQTKYLLADYTKFNQVGQVYLMDLAEIDYIITDSKTDLAQLAYLKYSNVEVLAAK; this comes from the coding sequence ATGTACAATTTGGAACGTCAATCGGAAATTATGTATCGGCTAAAGAGCAATGGCAGTGTTACCGTAGCGGAATTAGCCCAATTCTTCCATATCTCCAGGGAAACCATACGAAGAGACTTGTGCGAGCTGGAAGAATCCGGCGCTTTGAAGCGCACTCACGGCGGCGCTGTCTTACAGTGGGCATTGTCCCCTGATCACAGGAAGAACTATGAATCACCCATACAGGTCCGGAACATTCAGAATGTGGAGGAAAAACGGCTGATCTGCAAAGCGGCTGCTTCGGTCATTCAGGACGGAGATACCATTTTCATTGATAACAGCTCTACCTGCTTATCTCTGTACAAATACATACCTCCGGATATCCAGGTCACCTTTATAACAAATTCCATATCTTTTCTGCTTGAATGCTCCAAAAACCAAAACCCAAATCATACCGTTGTATGCCTGGGCGGAATTTTCAAAAACTCAAACCTGTCCATTTATGGGAATATTGCAATTGAAAACGCTGCACACTATTATCCAAACAAAGCATTTTTCTCGTGCACGGGAATTAACAGCAGCAACCATATAACCGATTCCGGGATCCACGAAATCGATATAAAAAAGGCTCTGCTTCTCCATTCCCAGACCAAATACCTGTTAGCCGACTACACCAAATTCAATCAGGTTGGCCAGGTATATCTAATGGACCTAGCCGAAATTGATTATATAATTACGGACAGCAAAACGGATCTGGCCCAGCTGGCTTATTTAAAATATTCCAATGTGGAGGTTCTTGCAGCAAAATAA
- a CDS encoding rhamnulokinase codes for MNYVAFDLGGSGGKIVLGTYENHRLSIRTLHQFGHGPVSLSGGLYWNILEIYRELVHGLRIAVNITGDNIRSLGIDSFCNDYAFVSPAGELLSQVHCYRDDRTIKHAGEIYGIMSPSELYRVNGNQNASFNTLMQLASMYFEKQTYYYQEGNKLLFIPDLLIYFLSGRQQTEYTLASVSQLYDYDLKTWSPVILDRYQIPSHIFADISYPGTMIGKTTEEFNAQLNTKGFQIAAVCEHDTASAFLAAQAGQDHAMISCGTWALIGTETELPIINEYGFQYNIANEGSYHGHHRILRNVMGTWIIQQIRAYYRERGTDYSYSQLEEMAALASPFQYVIDVDEEGFFSPENMPEKIRNNCRKRYGDVHLSVGEMVRCVYESLACKYRWNLKLLEKHTGKTFTGIHIVGGGAQSKLMCQFTANACGLPVYAGPAEATAIGNIMMQLMADGQIRSVEEGRALVKEAFPCREYQPQDPALWKDYYDGFLSIQITTQ; via the coding sequence ATGAATTACGTTGCATTTGATTTAGGCGGTAGCGGCGGCAAAATAGTACTTGGCACCTACGAGAATCACCGCCTGTCCATTCGGACCCTGCACCAGTTCGGACATGGCCCGGTATCACTCTCCGGCGGCCTGTACTGGAACATCCTGGAAATCTACCGGGAGCTGGTTCATGGCCTGCGCATTGCGGTAAACATTACCGGGGATAACATACGGTCACTTGGCATCGACAGTTTCTGCAACGACTATGCCTTTGTTTCACCGGCAGGAGAACTGCTTTCTCAGGTTCACTGCTACCGGGATGACCGGACGATTAAGCATGCCGGAGAAATATACGGCATCATGTCTCCCTCAGAGCTGTACCGTGTCAACGGTAACCAGAATGCCAGTTTTAATACACTGATGCAGCTGGCCTCCATGTATTTTGAAAAACAGACCTATTATTATCAAGAGGGGAACAAATTACTTTTCATACCCGATCTTCTGATATATTTTCTCTCCGGCCGGCAGCAGACCGAATACACACTGGCTTCCGTCAGTCAGCTGTATGACTATGATCTAAAGACCTGGAGTCCGGTCATCTTAGACCGTTACCAGATCCCTTCTCATATTTTTGCGGATATTTCCTATCCCGGAACTATGATAGGAAAAACTACGGAAGAATTCAATGCCCAGCTAAACACCAAAGGCTTTCAGATCGCCGCCGTATGTGAACACGATACTGCCTCCGCCTTTCTGGCTGCCCAGGCCGGCCAGGACCATGCCATGATCAGCTGCGGGACCTGGGCCCTGATCGGTACCGAGACAGAGCTTCCCATCATCAATGAGTATGGCTTTCAATACAATATTGCAAATGAAGGCAGTTACCATGGCCATCACCGGATCCTGCGCAATGTCATGGGAACCTGGATCATTCAGCAGATAAGAGCCTATTACCGGGAACGGGGAACGGATTATTCCTATTCACAGCTGGAGGAAATGGCCGCTTTGGCTTCCCCCTTTCAATATGTCATTGATGTGGATGAGGAAGGTTTTTTCTCTCCGGAAAATATGCCGGAGAAGATCCGGAACAATTGCCGGAAACGGTATGGGGATGTACACCTTTCTGTAGGAGAAATGGTGCGGTGTGTCTACGAAAGTCTGGCCTGCAAATACCGATGGAATTTAAAGCTGCTGGAAAAGCATACGGGAAAAACATTTACCGGCATTCATATTGTAGGCGGCGGCGCTCAAAGCAAGCTGATGTGCCAATTCACTGCAAATGCCTGCGGCCTCCCCGTATATGCCGGTCCTGCAGAGGCCACTGCCATAGGCAATATTATGATGCAGCTCATGGCTGACGGACAGATCCGGTCTGTGGAAGAAGGACGGGCCCTGGTAAAGGAGGCATTTCCCTGCCGTGAATATCAGCCTCAGGATCCCGCTCTATGGAAGGATTATTATGATGGCTTTTTATCCATACAAATCACAACCCAATAA
- a CDS encoding Gfo/Idh/MocA family protein produces the protein MKIYRMGVVGTGFIGRVHIETVRRLGNVEVVALADTISAKEAAESLNVPQYFTDYKQMIDTMKLDVLHICTPNNTHFEIAMYAMNHGVHIICEKPMCVSIEEAQALTAKARETGLIAAINFHNRFYPMNNHLKNVIQDGELGEIFSITGSYTQDWLLYETDYSWRLNSSESGSTRAVADIGSHWMDLAEYVTGQKIVAVNADFSTIHPTRKKPKGHVIAFSKEKFAEEDYEDIAIDTEDNASVMFRFSNGAKGSAFFSQVIAGKSVAIDLLVGGYKKSAEWNSEVCNQLTIGQRDSCNQVMEKGIATVHPNTRPLIAYPFGHLEGFPDAFKQCFANVYNSIDNPKVIREYATFEDGLHEMVLCSKIFESNQKQQWVNIPSNS, from the coding sequence ATGAAAATTTACAGAATGGGAGTTGTTGGAACCGGCTTTATCGGACGGGTCCACATTGAAACCGTTAGGCGTCTTGGAAACGTTGAAGTCGTGGCTCTTGCCGATACAATCAGTGCAAAAGAAGCGGCTGAGTCTCTGAATGTTCCGCAGTATTTTACCGACTATAAGCAGATGATCGATACCATGAAACTGGATGTGTTACATATCTGCACTCCCAATAATACTCATTTTGAAATCGCAATGTACGCCATGAACCACGGAGTTCACATTATCTGCGAAAAGCCCATGTGCGTATCCATAGAAGAAGCCCAGGCACTGACAGCAAAAGCCAGGGAAACCGGATTAATCGCGGCCATTAATTTTCATAACCGCTTCTATCCCATGAACAACCATTTAAAAAATGTAATTCAGGATGGTGAATTAGGGGAAATTTTCTCTATTACCGGAAGCTATACCCAGGACTGGCTATTGTACGAGACTGATTACAGCTGGCGTCTGAATTCTTCCGAATCCGGCAGCACACGCGCTGTTGCCGACATCGGCTCTCATTGGATGGATCTGGCCGAATATGTGACAGGTCAGAAAATCGTTGCAGTGAATGCAGATTTTTCAACGATTCATCCGACCCGCAAAAAACCAAAGGGACATGTAATTGCCTTTTCAAAGGAAAAATTCGCAGAGGAAGATTATGAGGACATTGCCATTGATACAGAAGACAATGCCAGTGTTATGTTCCGGTTCAGCAACGGCGCAAAGGGAAGCGCCTTCTTCTCCCAGGTAATCGCAGGCAAATCCGTGGCAATCGACTTATTGGTAGGCGGCTACAAGAAATCTGCGGAGTGGAACAGTGAAGTCTGCAATCAGCTGACCATCGGCCAGCGGGACAGCTGCAACCAGGTGATGGAAAAAGGCATAGCAACGGTTCATCCCAATACCAGGCCTCTGATTGCTTATCCTTTCGGTCATCTGGAGGGCTTTCCCGACGCCTTTAAGCAGTGTTTTGCCAATGTGTATAACAGCATTGACAATCCTAAAGTCATCCGTGAGTATGCCACCTTTGAGGATGGACTCCATGAAATGGTGTTGTGCAGTAAAATCTTTGAAAGCAACCAGAAGCAGCAATGGGTGAATATTCCATCCAATTCATAA
- a CDS encoding DUF488 domain-containing protein: MTLQIKRIYESFQESDGIRLLVDRLWPRGISKERAHLDGWVKELAPSQQLRIWFGHKKENFGKFAMLYRTELDTDAEAQAAARQVIHQSKENMVTLLYGAKDPQINHAVILKEYLESKIDME; this comes from the coding sequence ATGACACTGCAAATAAAACGAATCTATGAATCTTTTCAGGAAAGTGATGGGATCCGTTTGCTGGTGGACCGCCTGTGGCCGCGGGGGATTTCCAAGGAAAGGGCACACTTGGACGGCTGGGTGAAAGAACTGGCTCCCAGCCAACAGCTACGGATATGGTTTGGACATAAAAAGGAAAACTTCGGCAAATTTGCCATGCTTTACCGCACTGAGCTGGATACAGATGCTGAGGCACAAGCAGCTGCCCGGCAGGTCATCCATCAAAGTAAGGAAAATATGGTTACCTTGTTGTATGGGGCAAAAGACCCTCAGATAAACCATGCTGTTATTTTAAAAGAATATCTGGAATCTAAAATAGATATGGAATAA
- a CDS encoding GNAT family N-acetyltransferase: protein MIVRKASSDKINDIIIFYDKMCKMLGNSSFLPEGNKGGFPSGRLIADSINNDELFVGIEDDCIMAAYIINHLCDASYDNVKWQVDANKEEASILHALRISPDYSGRGYAKRLVEHAIQTAKQNKQKAIRLDCIKGNDVPQKMYLSYGFKHIDTVDIFYEDIGIERKFLLFELLL from the coding sequence ATGATTGTTAGAAAAGCCAGTTCAGATAAGATAAATGACATCATAATCTTTTATGATAAGATGTGTAAGATGCTTGGTAATTCCTCTTTTTTACCTGAAGGAAATAAAGGAGGATTTCCCTCCGGAAGATTAATAGCAGATTCTATTAATAATGATGAATTATTTGTCGGAATTGAAGATGATTGCATTATGGCTGCATATATCATAAATCATCTTTGTGATGCTTCTTATGATAACGTAAAATGGCAGGTTGATGCCAATAAAGAAGAAGCCTCTATTCTCCATGCACTTCGAATTTCTCCGGACTATAGTGGGCGTGGTTATGCAAAGAGATTAGTTGAACACGCAATCCAGACAGCAAAACAGAATAAACAAAAGGCTATTCGCCTGGACTGTATTAAAGGGAATGATGTGCCGCAAAAAATGTACCTGTCATATGGGTTCAAGCATATCGATACTGTAGATATTTTTTATGAGGACATTGGGATAGAAAGGAAGTTTCTATTATTTGAACTTTTGCTGTAA